A portion of the Campylobacter concisus ATCC 51562 genome contains these proteins:
- the trpB gene encoding tryptophan synthase subunit beta → MNSKAYFGKFGGQFVPETVMFALDELENAYESIAKTKEFKDELDDLLKNYVGRPSPLFFAKRLSEHYGHEIYLKREDLNHTGAHKINNALAQALLAKKMGKKKILAETGAGQHGVATATAAALLGLECDVYMGATDVARQQLNAFRMQLLGAKVVSVEDGLKTLKEATTAAIQAWVNEIESAFYVIGSAVGPHPYPKIVRDFQSIIGTEAKAQLAKYGKKADYVIACVGGGSNAIGIFSAFLDDESVNLVGIEAGGLGIETPYHAATLSKGKTGIIHGMKTTVLQDEYGMISPVHSISAGLDYPGIGPEHAHLNDIKRVKYEAVTDDECINALYFLSKMEGIIPAIESAHALAYLEKLCPKLDKKSVIVVNVSGRGDKDINTVIGYEKGKIYG, encoded by the coding sequence ATGAATAGTAAGGCGTATTTTGGAAAATTTGGCGGGCAGTTCGTGCCTGAGACGGTGATGTTTGCCCTTGATGAGCTAGAAAATGCTTATGAGAGCATCGCAAAGACAAAAGAGTTTAAAGATGAGCTTGATGATCTTTTGAAAAACTACGTTGGCAGGCCTAGTCCGCTCTTTTTTGCAAAGCGCCTAAGCGAGCACTACGGACATGAAATTTACCTCAAGCGCGAGGATTTGAACCACACGGGTGCGCATAAGATAAATAACGCCCTAGCTCAAGCGTTGCTTGCTAAAAAGATGGGTAAAAAGAAAATTTTAGCTGAGACTGGAGCTGGACAGCACGGTGTGGCAACAGCGACTGCAGCAGCACTTTTGGGCCTAGAGTGTGACGTATATATGGGCGCAACAGATGTGGCTAGACAGCAGCTAAATGCCTTTCGCATGCAGCTTCTTGGTGCAAAAGTGGTGAGCGTAGAAGACGGCTTAAAAACACTAAAAGAGGCGACTACAGCGGCCATACAAGCGTGGGTAAATGAGATAGAGAGCGCATTTTACGTCATTGGCTCAGCCGTTGGCCCGCACCCATATCCAAAGATCGTGCGTGACTTCCAAAGCATCATCGGCACAGAAGCAAAAGCTCAGCTTGCAAAGTATGGTAAAAAGGCCGACTACGTCATAGCCTGCGTTGGTGGCGGCAGTAATGCTATTGGCATTTTTAGTGCGTTTTTGGACGATGAGAGCGTAAATTTGGTAGGTATCGAGGCCGGCGGCCTTGGCATAGAGACGCCTTATCACGCAGCTACGCTTAGCAAAGGCAAAACCGGCATCATCCACGGCATGAAAACTACGGTTTTGCAAGATGAGTATGGCATGATCTCGCCAGTTCACAGCATCTCAGCAGGCCTAGACTACCCAGGCATCGGCCCAGAGCACGCCCACCTAAACGACATCAAAAGGGTAAAATATGAAGCTGTAACTGACGATGAGTGCATAAATGCCTTGTATTTTCTAAGCAAAATGGAAGGCATCATCCCAGCCATCGAGAGCGCGCACGCACTGGCGTATCTGGAGAAGCTTTGCCCAAAACTTGATAAAAAAAGCGTCATCGTCGTAAACGTCTCAGGCAGGGGCGATAAGGATATAAACACAGTTATCGGCTACGAAAAAGGAAAAATTTATGGATAA
- a CDS encoding phosphoribosylanthranilate isomerase, whose amino-acid sequence MALVKICGIKTLDEASAVCALDVDFIGLIFAKSKRRVELNLARQIAKFAHSKGKKVVGVFALQSECEIIEICQFAGLDVAQVHGVVSENLEANLKDMGLEIWQVFSVKDSLPEVDFKHFDMALFDCKGENAGGNGISFEWEILKEVKFKFGMAGGIGEHNIKEALKFRPYLVDINSKVEDENGIKDAQKIERILKIIGEVEDE is encoded by the coding sequence ATGGCGCTAGTTAAAATTTGTGGTATCAAAACGCTAGATGAGGCGAGTGCGGTTTGTGCTTTGGATGTTGATTTTATTGGGTTAATATTTGCTAAAAGTAAAAGAAGGGTTGAGCTAAATTTAGCTAGGCAGATAGCGAAATTTGCTCACAGCAAGGGCAAAAAAGTAGTTGGCGTTTTTGCTTTGCAAAGTGAGTGCGAGATAATAGAAATTTGCCAGTTTGCTGGTCTTGACGTAGCTCAGGTGCATGGAGTGGTAAGTGAAAATTTAGAGGCAAATTTAAAAGATATGGGGCTTGAGATTTGGCAGGTTTTTAGCGTGAAAGATAGCTTGCCAGAGGTTGATTTTAAGCATTTTGACATGGCGCTTTTTGACTGCAAGGGTGAAAATGCCGGTGGAAATGGCATTAGCTTTGAGTGGGAAATTTTAAAAGAGGTCAAATTTAAATTTGGTATGGCTGGGGGCATAGGCGAGCACAACATAAAAGAGGCGCTGAAATTTAGACCATATCTAGTCGATATCAACTCAAAAGTCGAGGACGAAAACGGCATAAAAGATGCGCAAAAGATAGAGAGAATTTTAAAGATCATAGGTGAGGTAGAAGATGAATAG
- the trpD gene encoding anthranilate phosphoribosyltransferase encodes MILLIDNYDSFVFNVEQYVKELTDEEVRCVRNDKITLDEIKKLNPSKIILSPGPKHPKDSGVCLEILKADLGVPVFGICLGHQAIGLSFGAKIKRLDDPLHGKTSFIDVKNKEPLFAGLPERFEVMRYHSLYVDELPASLSADAISDDGVVMALSVKDKPIFGIQFHPESYFTQYGKKIVENFVNYKAKDEVKEPKIRSLKPYLIKLQENIPLDDSDFEQICEIIASKEYEIIQLSALLVLISEKSLYPKSLAALVKNILKYSQTYRDDTPMIDLCGTGGDGFKTINISTTVAFILASLGVKVAKHGNKAVSSKSGSSDVLEILGVKSEKSLAKQRENLASKNLAFFHAPFFHPLVGEVREVRQRLGIRTVFNVLGPLLNPNLNLTNQLVGVYHKPVLKLYAQTLKILGRKHALVVRGDDGLDEITLCSETSVVELKNGEIFEYSITPEQFGFKRALHSDIEGGTPEENAKTLIHTLKGEEQGAKFDIVVFNAMFALYAADGAKSPDEAKKMVLEAINSGKAYKFYEEFIKAQV; translated from the coding sequence TTGATTTTACTCATAGATAATTACGATAGTTTTGTTTTTAATGTCGAGCAATATGTAAAAGAGCTTACAGATGAAGAGGTTAGATGCGTTAGAAATGACAAGATCACGCTTGATGAGATCAAAAAACTAAACCCAAGCAAGATCATTTTAAGCCCAGGACCAAAGCACCCAAAAGATAGCGGAGTTTGTTTAGAAATTCTAAAAGCCGACCTTGGCGTGCCAGTGTTTGGAATTTGCCTTGGACATCAAGCTATAGGGCTTAGTTTTGGCGCAAAGATAAAAAGACTAGATGACCCACTACACGGCAAAACCTCGTTTATTGACGTGAAAAACAAAGAGCCACTTTTTGCTGGGCTGCCTGAGCGCTTTGAGGTTATGCGCTACCACTCGCTCTATGTCGATGAGCTCCCAGCTAGCTTAAGCGCTGACGCTATAAGCGATGACGGCGTAGTAATGGCACTTAGCGTAAAAGATAAGCCGATCTTTGGCATCCAGTTTCACCCTGAAAGCTACTTCACACAATACGGCAAAAAGATCGTTGAAAATTTTGTAAATTATAAGGCAAAAGATGAAGTAAAAGAGCCTAAGATCCGCTCACTTAAGCCATATCTTATCAAGCTTCAAGAGAATATCCCGCTTGATGATAGCGACTTTGAGCAAATTTGCGAGATAATAGCCAGTAAAGAGTACGAGATCATCCAGCTCTCAGCCCTTTTGGTGCTAATTAGCGAAAAGAGCCTCTATCCAAAAAGCCTCGCTGCACTTGTAAAAAATATCCTAAAATACTCGCAAACTTACCGCGACGACACGCCTATGATCGATCTTTGCGGCACTGGAGGCGATGGCTTTAAGACGATAAATATCTCAACCACGGTGGCATTTATTCTTGCAAGTCTTGGCGTAAAGGTCGCAAAACACGGCAACAAGGCAGTTTCAAGTAAGTCTGGCAGCTCTGATGTGCTTGAAATTTTAGGCGTAAAAAGTGAAAAATCACTGGCAAAACAGCGCGAAAATTTAGCTAGTAAAAATTTAGCCTTTTTCCATGCACCATTTTTCCATCCGCTAGTTGGCGAGGTGAGAGAAGTGCGCCAAAGACTTGGCATAAGGACCGTATTTAACGTGCTTGGACCGCTATTAAATCCAAATTTAAACCTTACAAATCAGCTAGTTGGCGTCTATCATAAGCCAGTGCTAAAACTCTACGCCCAGACGCTTAAGATCCTTGGTAGAAAGCACGCTTTGGTCGTTCGCGGCGATGACGGACTAGACGAGATCACGCTTTGTAGCGAAACAAGCGTTGTGGAGCTAAAAAATGGCGAAATTTTTGAGTACAGCATCACGCCAGAGCAGTTTGGCTTTAAAAGAGCGCTTCACAGCGATATCGAGGGCGGCACGCCTGAAGAAAACGCCAAAACCTTGATCCACACGCTAAAAGGCGAGGAGCAGGGGGCGAAATTTGACATCGTTGTCTTTAACGCGATGTTTGCGCTTTATGCAGCTGATGGCGCAAAGAGCCCAGACGAGGCCAAAAAAATGGTGCTAGAGGCGATAAATTCTGGCAAGGCGTATAAATTTTATGAAGAGTTTATAAAGGCACAAGTGTAA